A genomic region of Papaver somniferum cultivar HN1 chromosome 7, ASM357369v1, whole genome shotgun sequence contains the following coding sequences:
- the LOC113295571 gene encoding glutamic acid-rich protein-like, with translation MGKRKPRKKTNSESDPEEHQTLKQLQRGALKYGGKLNKGKRNQIVEDSESDEEQTNQMMNKLIEEESQNELDEKSERDIESSERDISHILKFVFVYVEIINKKKNGKRKKNINVSDGEEESSKHKNSKKASGDRPYRAAFNGLASLVTAMKKRKVKLTAEQINKIKESPFGYLFLLLWERNYKASHRDKLNDACIQLLMCFKEATDDEIKFEFFKDDVTYVLTSTPEEFNVITGMPFFEDRQRETKEAMYDGDFKESEFYIRNFGDRKSARKKEIEKAIFKMLGFQEDEEIDDELEETEDDEEEKMEQSPNFSEDDENEEMEQSLSVSEDDEDEEMEKSIIRRKNEDLAMLIGLFM, from the exons ATGGGAAAGAGAAAACCTAGAAAAAAGACGAATTCTGAATCTGATCCAGAAGAACATCAAACATTGAAGCAATTACAGAGAG GAGCATTGAAATATGGGGGTAAACTTAACAAAGGGAAAAGAAATCAAATTGTAGAAGATAGTGAATCAGATGAAGAACAAACTAATCAGATGATGAACAAACTAATTGAAGAAGAAAGTCAAAATGAATTAGATGAAAAAAGTGAAAGAGATATTGAATCTTCTGAAAGAG ATATTAGTCACATACtaaaatttgtttttgtttatgtTGAAATCAtcaataagaagaaaaatggtaaacgtaagaAGAATATTAATGTTTCTGATGGAGAAG AAGAAAGCTCAAAACATAAGAATTCTAAGAAAG catctGGAGACAGGCCATATAGAGCAGCTTTTAACGGTTTGGCTTCTCTAGTTACTGCAATGAAGAAACGAAAAGTAAAATTGACTGCTGAACAAATTAATAAGATTAAAGAATCTCCATTTGGGTACTTGTTCTTACTGTTATGGGAAAGAAACTATAAGGCATCTCACAGGGACAAATTAAATGATGCTTGCATTCAGTTGCTGATGTGTTTTAAAGAAGCAACAGATGATGAAATAAagtttgaatttttcaaggatgatgtAACATATGTTCTGACGTCCACACCGGAAGAGTTCAATGTTATAACTGGGATGCCATTCTTTGAAGACAGGCAACGTGAAACAAAGGAGGCAATGTATGATGGTGACTTTAAAGAGAGTGAGTTTTACATTAGGAATTTTGGTGATCGTAAATCTGCAAGAAAGAAAGAGATAGAAAAGGCAATCTTTAAAATGTTAGGATTTCAAGAAGATGAGGAAATTGATGATGAATTAGAGGaaactgaagatgatgaagaggagAAAATGGAACAGTCTCCTAATTtttcagaagatgatgaaaatgagGAAATGGAACAGTCTCTTAGTGtatcagaagatgatgaagatgaggaaatgGAAAAGTCTATAATAAGGAGGAAAAATGAAGATTTGGCGATGCTTATAGGACTGTTCATGTGA